One genomic segment of Roseovarius carneus includes these proteins:
- a CDS encoding class II 3-deoxy-7-phosphoheptulonate synthase, which produces MAEWQKSTWRTKPRVQMPDYLDAAALADVEARLSAYPPLVFAGEARKLKRALGAASRGEAFLLQGGDCAEAFDQFSADAIRDTFKVMLQMAMVLTYGAKVPVVKVGRMAGQFAKPRSAPMETVGGTELPSYRGDIINELAFTEAGRIPDPTKMLQAYTQSAATLNLLRAFSKGGYADMTKVHNWTLGFTEGEKAARYREMAERISDALDFMRAAGVNSESTEALQTVDFYTSHESLLLEYEEALTRLDSTSGNWLAGSGHMIWIGDRTRQPDGAHVEFARGVLNPVGLKCGPTTTAEDLKVLMSRLNPANEPGKLTLIARFGAGNVGEHLPRLIRAVREEGASVTWVCDPMHGNTVKSASGYKTRPFDAVLREVRDFFGVHKAEGTIPGGVHFEMTGQDVTECTGGVHAVKDEDLSHRYHTACDPRLNASQSLELAFLVAEELSALRVERHAEAV; this is translated from the coding sequence ATGGCGGAGTGGCAAAAATCGACTTGGCGGACGAAACCGCGGGTTCAGATGCCGGACTATCTGGACGCGGCGGCTCTGGCCGATGTGGAGGCGCGTCTGAGCGCCTATCCGCCCCTTGTGTTCGCCGGTGAGGCCCGCAAATTGAAGCGCGCTTTGGGGGCGGCCTCGCGCGGGGAGGCGTTCTTGCTTCAGGGCGGCGATTGCGCCGAGGCGTTTGATCAGTTCAGCGCCGATGCGATCCGCGATACGTTCAAGGTGATGCTGCAAATGGCGATGGTGCTGACCTACGGTGCCAAGGTGCCTGTGGTCAAAGTGGGCCGGATGGCGGGGCAATTCGCCAAGCCACGCTCGGCACCGATGGAAACCGTGGGCGGCACGGAGCTTCCCAGCTACCGCGGCGATATCATCAATGAGCTTGCCTTTACCGAGGCTGGGCGCATTCCCGATCCGACCAAGATGTTGCAGGCCTATACGCAATCGGCGGCAACGCTGAACCTGCTGCGTGCCTTTTCCAAGGGCGGCTATGCGGATATGACCAAGGTCCATAACTGGACGCTGGGCTTTACCGAGGGCGAAAAGGCCGCGCGCTACCGCGAGATGGCCGAGCGAATTTCTGATGCGCTCGATTTCATGCGCGCCGCCGGGGTGAACTCCGAGAGTACCGAAGCGCTGCAAACGGTGGATTTCTACACCAGCCACGAATCGCTCCTGCTGGAATATGAAGAGGCGTTGACGCGTCTCGACAGCACGTCTGGCAATTGGCTTGCCGGGTCTGGCCATATGATCTGGATCGGGGACCGCACCCGCCAGCCCGATGGCGCGCATGTGGAATTTGCGCGCGGCGTTCTCAACCCTGTGGGCCTGAAATGCGGGCCAACGACCACGGCCGAGGACCTTAAAGTGCTGATGAGCCGCCTCAACCCGGCCAATGAGCCGGGCAAGCTTACGCTGATCGCGCGGTTCGGTGCGGGTAATGTCGGCGAGCATCTGCCGCGTCTTATTCGCGCCGTGCGCGAAGAGGGGGCGAGCGTCACATGGGTGTGTGATCCGATGCATGGCAACACGGTCAAATCGGCCTCCGGCTACAAAACCCGGCCCTTTGATGCGGTGCTGCGCGAGGTCCGTGACTTCTTTGGCGTGCATAAGGCCGAGGGCACGATCCCCGGCGGCGTGCATTTCGAGATGACGGGTCAGGACGTGACGGAATGCACGGGCGGCGTTCATGCGGTCAAGGACGAGGATCTGAGCCACCGCTACCACACGGCCTGCGATCCGCGCCTCAACGCATCGCAATCTCTGGAGCTGGCGTTCTTGGTGGCAGAGGAGCTTTCTGCCCTGCGGGTGGAGCGTCACGCAGAAGCGGTTTGA
- a CDS encoding GlxA family transcriptional regulator, with protein MVHDRPRALTGEGAAPRRFIFVLVENFTLLSFASAVECLRIANRMAGAELYTWLICGDSEDYVACSAGSRFQVDISLDELSRDDTVLVCGGGDIQQHTTKRLLNWLRREARRGLKIGGLCTASYTVAKAGLMEGKRATIHWENHDSFAEEFPEVELTKSVFTVDGNRMTTAGGTSSIDLMLKLIADDHDEKLANAVADQMIYSTIRTDQDTQRLSVPTRIGVRHPKLSQVIQMMEANIEEPISPSLLAKDAGMSTRQLERLFRRYLSRSPKRYYMELRLQKARNLLMQTDMTVINVALACGFSSPSHFSKCYRAHYNTTPYRERGAQASRLSV; from the coding sequence ATGGTCCACGACCGTCCTAGGGCTCTCACAGGCGAAGGCGCGGCCCCGCGCCGTTTCATCTTTGTGCTTGTCGAAAATTTTACGCTGCTCAGCTTCGCCTCAGCTGTCGAATGTTTGCGCATTGCAAACCGTATGGCGGGCGCAGAACTCTACACTTGGTTAATTTGCGGCGATAGCGAGGATTACGTGGCCTGTTCTGCCGGGTCACGCTTTCAGGTGGATATCAGTCTTGATGAGTTGAGCCGTGATGACACAGTGTTGGTCTGCGGCGGTGGAGATATTCAACAGCATACGACCAAACGCCTGCTCAACTGGCTCCGGCGCGAAGCGCGGCGCGGGCTCAAGATAGGCGGGCTGTGCACTGCGTCTTACACGGTGGCCAAGGCCGGGTTGATGGAGGGCAAGCGCGCCACGATCCATTGGGAAAACCACGACAGCTTTGCCGAGGAATTTCCCGAGGTGGAGCTTACGAAATCGGTCTTTACCGTGGATGGCAACAGAATGACCACAGCGGGCGGCACCTCGTCTATTGATCTTATGCTGAAGCTTATTGCCGATGATCACGACGAAAAACTGGCCAATGCGGTGGCCGATCAGATGATTTATTCAACCATCCGCACGGATCAGGACACGCAGCGTCTTTCCGTGCCCACGCGCATCGGCGTGCGTCATCCCAAGCTCAGCCAAGTGATACAGATGATGGAGGCCAATATCGAGGAGCCGATCTCGCCCTCGCTTCTGGCCAAAGATGCAGGCATGTCCACGCGGCAGTTGGAACGGCTCTTCCGCCGTTATCTCAGCCGTAGCCCAAAGCGCTATTACATGGAACTGCGCCTGCAAAAGGCGCGTAACCTGTTGATGCAGACCGATATGACGGTGATCAATGTCGCACTGGCGTGCGGGTTTTCGTCGCCCTCGCATTTTTCCAAATGCTACCGCGCGCATTACAACACCACGCCGTACCGCGAGCGTGGCGCACAGGCCTCACGCTTGTCTGTGTGA